A stretch of the Borreliella spielmanii genome encodes the following:
- a CDS encoding endonuclease III domain-containing protein, with product MFYNFFMINLDLIVDETLFRYPDVKPFLNYKNNYELLIMVILSARTTDNLVNKISPYLFERYGNFESLSRANVRDVEKLIYKTGFYSRKAKNIINCSIDILEKFNGVVPNNIFDLVKLPGVGRKTANVILGSVYNKPAIIVDTHFSRVITRHALSLENSPIKIELDLKKRIEPCKQYRFSMAINKHGREICTSRNVNCSDCFLEKFAPRVC from the coding sequence ATGTTTTATAATTTTTTTATGATTAATCTTGATTTGATTGTTGATGAAACTTTGTTTAGATATCCGGATGTTAAACCTTTTTTAAATTATAAAAATAATTATGAACTTTTAATAATGGTGATTTTAAGTGCAAGAACGACAGATAATTTGGTGAATAAAATTTCCCCATACCTTTTTGAAAGGTATGGCAATTTTGAAAGTTTATCAAGAGCAAATGTGAGAGATGTTGAAAAATTAATTTATAAGACTGGTTTTTATTCAAGGAAGGCTAAAAATATTATAAATTGTTCTATTGATATTTTGGAAAAATTTAATGGCGTTGTTCCAAACAATATTTTTGATCTTGTTAAGCTACCCGGAGTGGGTCGAAAAACAGCAAATGTTATTCTTGGATCTGTTTACAATAAGCCTGCAATTATTGTAGACACCCATTTTAGTAGAGTTATTACAAGACATGCGCTTTCTTTGGAAAATTCTCCTATTAAGATTGAGCTAGATCTTAAAAAAAGAATAGAGCCTTGCAAGCAGTATAGATTTTCTATGGCTATCAATAAGCATGGAAGAGAAATTTGCACCTCTAGAAATGTAAATTGTTCTGATTGTTTTTTAGAAAAATTTGCTCCAAGAGTTTGTTAA
- a CDS encoding ABC transporter permease → MKIFIFKNTIYLLINLICASFFCISLVNFFSNEQQYTPFIKPNILKGYLQYIGIYKSIERYTLIHDFNPKSKLEKSCFLKHIAGNSYIIYETKNKGILWGDYRYSLLSKGKPITKIIFKKLFNTLKISIPGALLSYVAAIVLIIIWKIYIKNNLINNFLEYLMLLLHSMPRNLTVFLILSLIYYLNLNPKNLIMGGFAWFFSFFIFNSVIFKQSLDKTLSEFYIKAAKSRGINKLQIILRHALIPSITPLLTNMRPILTTAFFGASMIESMFEIDGIGALYLNALKFSDYAISKDLIFIGVFIMLIPNIITDILIYKINPYKDTLR, encoded by the coding sequence TTGAAAATATTTATTTTTAAAAATACAATATATTTATTAATTAATTTAATTTGTGCATCATTTTTTTGCATATCGTTAGTAAATTTTTTTTCAAATGAACAGCAGTACACTCCTTTTATTAAACCAAATATCTTAAAAGGATACTTGCAATACATTGGAATATACAAAAGTATAGAAAGATATACCCTCATACATGACTTCAATCCTAAATCAAAATTAGAAAAAAGTTGCTTTTTAAAGCATATAGCTGGAAATTCATATATAATATATGAAACAAAAAACAAAGGAATACTATGGGGTGATTATAGATACTCTCTGCTAAGCAAAGGAAAACCAATAACTAAAATAATTTTTAAAAAATTATTCAATACTTTAAAAATCTCAATTCCAGGCGCCCTACTCTCTTATGTTGCAGCAATAGTGCTTATTATAATTTGGAAAATTTACATAAAAAACAACCTAATAAATAATTTTCTAGAATATTTAATGCTATTACTCCACTCTATGCCAAGAAACTTAACAGTATTTTTAATACTGTCTTTAATATACTATTTAAATTTAAATCCAAAAAATTTAATAATGGGTGGATTTGCATGGTTTTTTTCATTCTTCATATTTAATTCTGTAATTTTTAAACAATCTCTTGATAAAACTTTATCAGAATTTTACATAAAAGCTGCAAAATCAAGAGGAATAAATAAATTACAAATAATACTAAGACATGCACTAATTCCATCAATAACACCATTGCTTACAAACATGAGACCTATTCTTACAACTGCTTTTTTTGGGGCATCAATGATTGAATCAATGTTTGAAATCGATGGAATTGGAGCCTTATATTTAAATGCTTTAAAATTCAGTGATTATGCTATTTCTAAAGATTTAATTTTTATTGGCGTTTTCATTATGCTTATTCCAAATATAATAACAGACATACTAATTTACAAAATCAACCCATATAAGGATACGCTAAGATAA
- a CDS encoding PQQ-binding-like beta-propeller repeat protein produces MRGILFIFVFSASFLRLYSSINLYFQKALTGKIVGNPIIDEKRDTITVLTKDRWLTTYTMSFEKKYSYRLNRIPYSFLLKDFDNGYYVITVRNEVQKIKRGKLVWKYKLDFSPSGYPAIGNTGILIPLANERVVSIDLNSGEKIFEVNTGSRPVTSPVVFDNGDFCIASENDEIFLFDSLGNKKWFSRLVAFPFLLMINTKKEVVVGHKSGHIVAYGRDFGEVVGSIKLDFPINFLFEKFNGEYIAISSVGMFFDLSRNFKLKFKKKMNFEIEKAVLYNNRDLLISTKSNGILSLREDFDIFFTDAKIKDLSGLSANSGIIVLGGGDWVLSTYYYEYDKELDVSVWNHFRGNKYNQGRIDLKEKDFVDYDKNYLLLDEILNSSYSDTAYNKFLGILDVLATKHGNFPKKYLNLYEKAFNVWLLPEKGFDRIASRGKLYRYFVYVNNEFSIKSFIDLAIRERDINNIITIVQTITKFESYYGQDCIIYNYIQHIVLNYQGNLEIAYSVILNLRNIILNSTDELLKLCKQKYLKLLMFMRRQNFSENINKYINEIISIIQA; encoded by the coding sequence TTGAGAGGTATACTTTTCATATTTGTATTTTCAGCGTCTTTTTTAAGGCTTTATTCTAGTATTAATTTATATTTTCAAAAAGCATTAACTGGTAAAATTGTGGGCAATCCAATTATTGATGAAAAGCGAGATACTATTACGGTTTTAACAAAAGATAGATGGTTAACTACCTATACAATGTCATTTGAAAAGAAATATTCTTATAGATTAAATAGAATTCCATATTCTTTTCTTTTGAAAGATTTTGATAATGGATATTATGTTATTACAGTTAGAAATGAAGTTCAAAAGATCAAAAGAGGAAAACTTGTTTGGAAGTATAAGCTTGATTTTTCCCCTTCAGGTTATCCTGCCATAGGAAATACTGGCATTTTAATTCCCCTTGCTAATGAGAGAGTCGTTTCTATTGATTTAAATAGTGGAGAAAAAATATTTGAGGTTAACACAGGCAGCAGACCTGTTACTTCTCCTGTAGTTTTTGATAATGGTGATTTTTGCATTGCAAGCGAGAATGATGAAATATTTTTGTTTGATTCTTTAGGTAATAAAAAATGGTTTTCCAGGCTGGTTGCTTTTCCCTTTTTATTGATGATAAATACAAAAAAAGAGGTAGTTGTTGGTCATAAGTCAGGTCATATTGTTGCTTATGGGAGAGATTTTGGGGAAGTTGTTGGTTCTATTAAATTAGACTTTCCTATTAATTTTTTGTTTGAAAAGTTTAATGGTGAATATATCGCAATTTCAAGTGTTGGTATGTTTTTTGATTTAAGTAGAAATTTCAAGCTTAAATTCAAAAAAAAAATGAACTTTGAGATTGAAAAAGCTGTTCTTTATAATAATAGGGATCTTTTAATTTCAACCAAATCAAATGGGATTTTGTCTCTTAGAGAAGATTTTGATATATTTTTTACAGATGCTAAAATTAAGGATTTGTCAGGACTTAGTGCTAATTCGGGCATTATTGTCTTAGGGGGGGGCGATTGGGTTCTTAGTACTTATTATTACGAATACGACAAAGAGCTTGATGTTAGTGTATGGAACCATTTTAGAGGTAATAAATATAATCAAGGTAGAATAGATTTAAAAGAGAAAGATTTTGTAGATTATGATAAAAATTATTTACTTCTTGATGAGATTCTTAACTCTAGTTATAGTGATACTGCTTATAATAAATTTTTAGGGATTTTGGATGTTCTTGCAACTAAACATGGAAATTTTCCCAAAAAATATTTAAATTTATATGAAAAAGCTTTTAATGTTTGGCTTTTGCCAGAAAAGGGATTTGATAGAATTGCTTCAAGGGGTAAGCTTTATAGATATTTTGTATATGTTAATAATGAATTTTCAATTAAAAGCTTTATTGATTTGGCAATTAGAGAAAGAGATATTAATAATATAATTACTATAGTGCAAACTATTACCAAATTTGAAAGTTATTATGGGCAAGATTGTATTATATATAATTACATTCAACATATAGTGTTAAATTATCAAGGCAATTTAGAAATAGCTTATTCTGTGATTTTGAATTTGAGAAATATAATTTTAAATTCAACAGACGAACTTCTTAAACTTTGTAAGCAGAAGTATTTAAAGTTATTAATGTTTATGAGACGTCAAAATTTTTCTGAAAATATTAACAAGTACATTAATGAAATTATTTCAATCATTCAAGCTTGA
- a CDS encoding GldG family protein translates to MKSKENEVFNLTLTLTIIFLIFCNISIFIFKIDFTKHKAFTISKVTKNLFSSANETIYITYYNSGSLENYFAFPNQIKNFLISFSDASKGKVIYKEVDADKISTPLEHIGIPSQQIDLRDINQLSILKIYSGIEMIYEGKREIIPVVTEISNLEYDLANGLDKLINNTKKVLGLAFGDNTLKEAHKNFSEIMKKAFGIEIKEIDLKTEKLEDIRKEINGLFIIGAKEIDEEIVKKIDDFIVNDGKIFIATSTIDYNPQNPYGIAPIKSKLFDLFESYGIKYNDNIILDKRAPTIFLGGNFQTYYPWILIDNSNIVKKDIPLLKNFYAATIPWSSSLELVKKDEAEVKFLPLFASSKQSWQVKEPNLSNISLNAFEVPNNFEENTLKMLGYAIEGKIKSPYKEQHSKNSKIILTGSSMIFSDYMYNGSPSNFELSGRISDYLMQKEEFFNIKSREVRAKLKFTSSSNEMVNAKFSLIIVNLIILPTIILIFGLIRFTRKRKAN, encoded by the coding sequence ATGAAAAGCAAAGAAAATGAAGTTTTTAATCTAACCTTAACCCTTACAATAATATTTTTAATTTTTTGCAATATATCTATTTTCATTTTTAAAATAGACTTTACAAAACACAAAGCTTTTACAATCTCTAAAGTTACAAAAAATTTATTTTCAAGTGCAAATGAAACAATATATATAACATATTACAATTCAGGAAGCCTTGAAAACTATTTTGCTTTTCCAAATCAAATAAAAAATTTTTTAATAAGTTTTTCTGATGCTTCAAAAGGCAAGGTAATTTATAAAGAAGTTGATGCTGATAAAATTTCAACACCATTAGAGCATATTGGCATTCCTTCTCAGCAAATCGACTTAAGAGATATTAATCAACTATCAATACTTAAAATATACTCAGGAATTGAAATGATTTACGAAGGAAAAAGAGAAATAATACCGGTTGTAACAGAAATCAGCAATTTAGAATATGACCTTGCAAATGGACTTGATAAGCTAATAAACAATACAAAAAAAGTTTTAGGACTTGCTTTTGGAGACAACACTTTAAAAGAAGCACACAAAAACTTTTCCGAAATAATGAAAAAAGCATTTGGTATTGAAATAAAAGAAATAGATTTAAAAACTGAAAAATTAGAAGACATAAGAAAAGAAATAAATGGATTATTCATTATTGGTGCTAAAGAAATTGATGAAGAGATTGTAAAAAAAATTGACGATTTTATTGTTAATGATGGAAAAATATTTATTGCAACAAGCACAATTGACTACAATCCTCAAAATCCATATGGCATAGCTCCTATTAAATCTAAACTATTTGATCTATTTGAAAGTTATGGCATAAAATATAACGATAATATTATTCTTGATAAAAGAGCACCCACAATCTTTTTAGGTGGCAATTTCCAAACTTACTATCCATGGATCTTAATAGACAATAGTAATATTGTAAAAAAAGACATACCATTACTGAAAAATTTTTATGCTGCTACAATTCCTTGGAGCAGTTCATTAGAACTTGTAAAAAAAGATGAAGCTGAAGTAAAATTTCTACCTCTATTTGCAAGCTCCAAACAATCTTGGCAAGTTAAAGAACCCAATCTTTCAAACATATCTTTAAATGCATTTGAAGTTCCAAATAACTTTGAAGAGAATACACTCAAAATGCTAGGATATGCAATTGAAGGAAAAATTAAAAGTCCTTATAAAGAACAACATTCTAAAAATTCTAAAATAATCCTAACAGGATCAAGCATGATATTTAGTGATTATATGTACAACGGATCTCCATCAAACTTTGAACTGTCAGGAAGAATTTCAGATTATTTAATGCAAAAGGAAGAATTTTTTAATATTAAATCTAGAGAAGTACGAGCTAAATTAAAATTTACAAGCTCTTCAAACGAAATGGTCAATGCAAAATTTTCATTAATAATTGTTAACTTAATTATTCTTCCAACGATAATATTAATATTTGGACTTATTAGATTTACCAGAAAAAGAAAAGCAAATTAA
- a CDS encoding ABC-F family ATP-binding cassette domain-containing protein produces the protein MITINNLEVAFGERVLFKDVNIKFSSGNCYGIIGANGAGKSTFLKVLGGMIESTKGEIFIPKNQRVAALEQDQFAYDAYKVIDTVIMGHKRLYSVQKEKDEIYNKLDFSDEDGIRAGELEAEFSELGGYEAESDAAVLLKGLGIDESIHNSLMSDIEGALKVRVLLAQALFGEPDILLLDEPTNNLDLQSIKWLEEFLINFENTVIVVSHDRHFLNQVCTHIVDIDYGKIQVYLGNYDFWYETSQILNKQLKDAKKRSEDKIAELKTFIQRFSSNASKSRQATSRKKLIEKIKVEDLKPSSRKFPYVNFKSERELGKNVLTIKNLIKEFEGNLILNKFSSIIEPQQKIVFLGNPMFATFLFDIITNEDRNYKGHYEWGSTVNFSYFNKDNGKYFDLNLNLVDWLRQYSKEQDETYIRGFLGRMLFSQDEALKKVNVLSGGEKVRCMLARAMLSGANVLILDQPTNHLDLEAITSLNAGLKEFKGVVLFTSHDHQFIDTIANRIIEFTPNGIIDRYMTFSEYIDDTKIRDLRNSLYGDNTGFRL, from the coding sequence TTGATAACTATAAATAATTTGGAAGTTGCATTTGGAGAGAGAGTTTTATTCAAAGATGTAAATATTAAATTTTCTTCTGGAAATTGTTATGGAATAATTGGTGCTAATGGAGCGGGAAAAAGCACTTTTTTAAAAGTACTAGGTGGGATGATTGAATCTACTAAGGGTGAAATATTTATTCCAAAAAATCAAAGAGTAGCGGCTCTTGAGCAAGATCAATTTGCGTATGATGCATATAAGGTTATCGATACTGTTATTATGGGGCATAAAAGACTTTATTCTGTCCAAAAAGAAAAAGATGAAATTTATAATAAACTTGATTTTAGTGATGAGGATGGGATTAGAGCCGGGGAGCTTGAAGCAGAATTTTCAGAGCTTGGAGGATACGAAGCTGAATCTGATGCAGCAGTTCTTCTTAAAGGTCTTGGGATAGATGAATCAATTCACAATAGTTTAATGAGTGATATTGAAGGGGCTTTAAAGGTTAGGGTTCTTTTAGCCCAAGCTCTTTTTGGTGAGCCTGATATCTTGCTTCTTGATGAGCCTACTAATAACCTTGATCTACAATCTATTAAATGGTTAGAAGAGTTTTTAATTAATTTTGAAAATACAGTTATTGTTGTATCTCACGATAGACATTTTTTAAATCAAGTTTGTACTCATATTGTTGACATTGATTATGGAAAGATTCAAGTGTATCTTGGAAATTATGATTTTTGGTATGAAACAAGCCAGATTTTAAACAAGCAATTAAAAGATGCTAAAAAGCGATCTGAAGATAAAATTGCGGAACTTAAGACATTTATTCAAAGATTTTCTAGTAATGCATCTAAGTCTAGGCAGGCAACATCAAGGAAAAAGCTGATTGAAAAAATAAAGGTTGAAGATTTAAAGCCTTCTTCAAGGAAGTTTCCTTATGTTAATTTCAAAAGTGAAAGAGAGCTTGGTAAAAATGTTCTCACAATTAAAAATTTGATAAAAGAATTTGAAGGGAATTTAATTTTAAATAAGTTTAGCAGTATTATTGAACCTCAACAAAAGATTGTTTTTTTGGGAAATCCCATGTTTGCAACTTTTTTGTTTGATATTATTACAAATGAAGATAGAAATTATAAAGGCCATTATGAATGGGGCTCTACTGTTAATTTTTCATATTTTAATAAGGATAATGGGAAATATTTCGATTTGAATTTGAATTTAGTTGATTGGTTGCGTCAGTATTCAAAAGAACAAGATGAAACTTATATTAGAGGATTTTTAGGTCGAATGCTTTTCAGTCAAGATGAAGCTTTAAAGAAGGTAAATGTTCTCTCAGGGGGAGAAAAAGTAAGATGCATGCTTGCTAGGGCTATGCTTAGCGGAGCAAATGTTTTAATACTAGACCAGCCTACGAATCATTTAGATCTTGAGGCAATTACATCTTTAAATGCTGGGCTTAAAGAGTTTAAAGGGGTTGTTCTTTTTACATCTCACGATCATCAGTTTATAGATACTATTGCAAATAGAATTATTGAGTTTACTCCTAATGGAATAATTGATCGATATATGACTTTTTCTGAGTATATTGATGATACTAAGATTAGGGATCTGAGAAATAGCCTTTATGGTGATAATACTGGTTTTAGGCTTTAG
- a CDS encoding DUF4340 domain-containing protein → MTKPKIFSINKEKIKILIIIVLTSTFLLGIIFSNENKVARILEEKFFDFDLNLISKIETEFEGTLTKLEKDWVLTYNKQNIPVDNNKVNSLIKALDELQKNKLVSRDKKKHKELGIEENPSFKLFDNNNKLLTEIFVGKSGEGDSRLAYIKGSDENVYLTKNIFLSYKGNSYNTFSDTKLFQEKNTKLENLSFKIIRKLNKENENNINNNYEITTKDGLYFLNNQKIIKERPLNIIAEFRADGLEIDKSKIDEYKLQYKIEVKWSNKSVNNLEIYFNKNEENDKDILIKKDKDEYYYMTSKWTFFDVFNLEKKSIEEKDNLSSNDNQEDRRHEHNNNTD, encoded by the coding sequence ATGACAAAACCAAAAATATTCTCAATCAATAAAGAAAAAATAAAAATATTAATAATAATAGTGCTAACATCTACATTCTTATTGGGAATAATTTTTTCAAATGAAAACAAAGTAGCAAGAATTCTGGAAGAAAAATTTTTCGACTTTGACTTAAATTTAATTTCTAAAATTGAAACAGAATTTGAAGGAACACTAACAAAACTTGAAAAAGATTGGGTGTTAACATATAATAAACAAAATATTCCCGTTGACAATAATAAAGTCAACTCTCTAATCAAAGCACTAGACGAGCTGCAAAAAAATAAACTTGTAAGTAGAGATAAAAAAAAACACAAAGAACTGGGAATTGAAGAAAATCCAAGCTTTAAATTATTTGATAATAATAACAAGCTGTTAACAGAAATTTTTGTTGGAAAATCAGGAGAAGGCGATTCAAGATTAGCATACATTAAAGGTAGTGACGAAAATGTTTACTTAACAAAAAATATTTTCTTATCATATAAGGGAAATTCTTATAATACATTTTCCGATACTAAATTATTTCAAGAAAAAAACACAAAATTAGAAAATTTATCATTTAAAATAATAAGAAAATTAAACAAAGAAAATGAAAATAATATAAATAATAACTATGAGATTACCACTAAAGATGGTCTTTATTTTTTAAATAATCAAAAAATAATAAAAGAAAGGCCTTTAAATATTATTGCTGAGTTTAGAGCTGATGGACTTGAAATTGATAAATCCAAAATAGATGAATACAAACTTCAATACAAGATTGAAGTCAAGTGGAGCAATAAAAGTGTTAATAATCTTGAAATTTACTTTAACAAAAATGAAGAAAATGACAAAGACATATTAATCAAAAAAGATAAAGATGAATATTACTATATGACTAGCAAATGGACCTTTTTTGACGTATTTAACTTGGAAAAAAAATCCATAGAAGAAAAAGATAATCTTTCTAGCAATGATAATCAAGAAGATCGTCGGCATGAGCATAACAACAACACAGATTAA
- a CDS encoding septum formation initiator family protein, translating to MTIYKKIAMSFYSGILSYFIIAPIFGERGFVNYQKLDNNLTLIKNHIEKLKKNQKELKARYINLQVSKSEILKEANKLGYYPKNSTVIKTNNNKDQYNQGQILTLQKPLSKNQNFYFISIAIGLIYYFLSSCIIQTKIISKNSKLTSNNSKD from the coding sequence ATGACTATTTATAAAAAAATTGCAATGTCTTTTTACTCAGGAATACTAAGCTACTTTATAATAGCTCCTATATTTGGAGAGAGGGGATTTGTTAATTATCAAAAATTGGATAACAACTTAACATTAATAAAAAATCACATCGAAAAACTAAAAAAAAATCAAAAAGAATTAAAAGCAAGGTATATTAATTTACAAGTATCTAAATCTGAAATTCTAAAAGAAGCCAACAAGCTAGGCTACTACCCAAAAAACTCAACAGTAATAAAAACCAACAATAATAAAGATCAATACAACCAAGGGCAAATATTAACCCTACAAAAACCCCTTTCCAAGAATCAAAATTTTTATTTTATATCAATAGCAATAGGTTTGATTTATTATTTTTTATCAAGTTGCATTATCCAAACCAAAATAATTTCAAAAAATAGCAAACTTACTTCCAATAATTCTAAGGATTAG
- a CDS encoding P83/100 family protein: MKKMLLIFSFFLIFLNGFPLNAREVDKEKLKDFVNMDLEFVNYKGPYDSTNTYEQIVGIGEFLARQLTNSNSNSSYYGKYFINRFIDDQDKKASVDVFSISSKSELDSILNLRRILTGYLMKSFDYDRSSAELIAKAITIYSAVYRGDLDYYKGFYIDPALKSLTKENAGLSRVYSQWAGKTQIFIPLKKNILSGNVESDIDIDSLVTDKVVKALLSENEAGVNFARDITDIQGETHKADQDKIDIELDNVHESDSNITETIENLRDQLEKATDEEHRREIESQVDAKKKQKEELDKKALNLDKAQQKLDFAEDNLDIQRDTVREKIQEDINEVNKEKNLPKPGDVSSPKVDKQLQIKESLEDLQDQLKEARDENQKREIEKQIEIKKSEEEIIKGKSQASSSDLNNDKNLMIMEESQKLSEDKKLNSKENLKPVSQVEKADKISKSSNNEFAKLSPLDDSSYSDIDSKEGIDNKDVNLQQTKPQVKSQPTSLNEDLIDVSVDFSNPVFLEVIDPITNLGTLQLIDLNTGVRLKESTQQGIQRYGIYEREKDLVVIKIDSGKAKLQILNKFENLKVISESNFEINKNSSLYVDPRMILVVVKDESNSWRLAKFSPENLEEFILSEDKILPFTSFSVRKNFIYLQDELKSLITLDVNTLKRVK, from the coding sequence ATGAAAAAAATGTTACTAATCTTTAGTTTTTTTCTTATATTTTTAAATGGATTTCCTCTTAATGCAAGGGAAGTTGATAAGGAAAAATTAAAGGACTTTGTTAATATGGATCTTGAGTTTGTAAATTATAAAGGTCCTTATGATTCTACAAATACATATGAACAAATAGTGGGTATTGGGGAGTTTTTAGCAAGGCAGTTAACCAATTCCAATAGCAACTCAAGTTATTATGGTAAATATTTTATTAATAGATTTATTGACGATCAAGATAAAAAAGCAAGTGTTGATGTTTTTTCTATTAGTAGTAAGTCAGAGCTTGACAGTATATTAAATCTAAGAAGAATTCTTACAGGGTATTTAATGAAGTCTTTTGATTATGATAGGTCTAGTGCGGAATTAATTGCTAAAGCTATTACAATATATAGTGCTGTTTATAGAGGGGATTTGGATTATTACAAAGGGTTTTATATTGATCCTGCTTTAAAGTCTTTGACTAAAGAAAATGCGGGTCTTTCTAGGGTGTACAGTCAATGGGCTGGGAAGACACAAATATTTATTCCTCTTAAAAAGAATATTTTATCTGGAAATGTTGAGTCCGACATTGATATTGATAGTTTAGTTACAGATAAGGTAGTGAAAGCTCTTTTAAGTGAAAATGAAGCGGGTGTTAACTTTGCAAGAGATATTACAGACATTCAAGGCGAAACTCATAAAGCAGATCAAGATAAAATTGATATTGAATTAGATAATGTTCATGAAAGTGATTCCAATATAACAGAAACTATTGAGAATTTAAGAGATCAGCTTGAAAAAGCTACAGATGAAGAGCATAGGAGAGAGATTGAAAGTCAGGTTGACGCTAAAAAGAAACAAAAGGAAGAATTAGATAAAAAAGCACTCAATCTTGATAAAGCTCAACAAAAATTAGATTTTGCTGAAGATAATTTAGATATTCAAAGGGATACCGTTAGAGAGAAGATCCAAGAGGATATTAACGAGGTTAATAAGGAAAAGAATTTGCCAAAGCCTGGCGATGTAAGCTCTCCTAAAGTTGATAAGCAGTTACAGATAAAAGAAAGCCTAGAAGATTTGCAGGATCAGCTTAAAGAAGCTCGTGATGAAAATCAAAAAAGAGAAATTGAAAAGCAAATTGAAATCAAAAAAAGTGAAGAAGAAATAATCAAAGGTAAATCACAGGCAAGTTCAAGTGATTTAAATAACGATAAAAATCTTATGATAATGGAGGAATCTCAAAAATTATCTGAGGATAAAAAATTAAATAGTAAAGAAAATTTAAAGCCTGTTTCTCAGGTTGAAAAAGCAGATAAAATTTCAAAGTCTAGCAATAATGAGTTTGCTAAATTATCACCGTTAGATGATTCTTCTTATAGCGACATTGATTCAAAAGAAGGCATAGATAATAAAGACGTTAATTTACAACAAACTAAGCCTCAAGTTAAAAGTCAACCTACTTCTTTAAATGAAGATTTGATCGATGTGTCTGTAGATTTTAGTAATCCTGTATTTTTAGAGGTTATCGACCCGATTACAAATTTAGGAACGCTTCAACTTATTGATTTGAATACCGGTGTTAGACTTAAAGAAAGTACTCAGCAAGGTATTCAGAGGTATGGAATTTATGAACGTGAAAAAGATTTGGTTGTTATTAAAATAGATTCAGGAAAAGCTAAGCTTCAGATACTTAATAAATTTGAGAATTTAAAAGTGATATCAGAGTCTAATTTTGAGATTAATAAAAATTCATCTCTTTATGTTGATCCCAGAATGATTTTAGTGGTTGTTAAGGATGAGAGTAATTCTTGGAGATTGGCTAAATTTTCTCCTGAAAATTTAGAGGAATTTATCCTTTCAGAGGATAAAATTTTGCCTTTTACTAGCTTTTCTGTGAGAAAGAATTTTATTTATCTACAAGATGAGCTTAAAAGTTTAATTACTTTAGATGTAAATACTTTAAAAAGAGTTAAATAA
- a CDS encoding ABC transporter permease: MNLDIVIKKIYIVLFNIFIVILLITPALVNENSKIAIYKKDPNKIYLKSIKNIPMPPTKDNPLGIDKMGRDIMARLIIATRNSILLSLSYATISAVIGIFVGTIIGMFRFEICMLISKPIEALQTLPFFYIVSLVFYYFLKQKTYNMLQTATLLALIHGWIRFAFIARNNTLIIKNLDYIKASEAMGASKIRIILRHIFPEVFSSISSIIPLQMARSLTTFEVVSFLQKQDKTLYPSLGELLNYMKMGNKYLWIWINPLLILIGINIILAIINLQLRKKMKHLISS; the protein is encoded by the coding sequence ATGAATCTAGATATAGTAATAAAAAAAATTTATATCGTACTCTTTAATATATTTATTGTAATATTGCTCATTACACCAGCACTAGTTAATGAAAATTCAAAAATTGCAATCTATAAAAAAGATCCAAATAAAATTTATTTAAAATCTATCAAAAACATACCTATGCCACCCACGAAAGACAATCCACTAGGAATCGATAAAATGGGTCGAGATATTATGGCAAGACTAATAATTGCAACCAGAAATTCTATTTTACTTTCACTAAGCTATGCTACAATCTCTGCAGTAATTGGAATCTTTGTTGGGACAATAATAGGTATGTTTAGATTTGAAATTTGCATGCTAATTTCAAAACCAATCGAAGCATTGCAAACGTTACCCTTTTTTTATATTGTGTCTTTAGTTTTTTACTACTTTTTAAAACAAAAAACTTACAACATGCTTCAAACAGCAACACTATTGGCATTGATTCATGGGTGGATTAGGTTTGCTTTTATTGCAAGAAACAATACATTGATAATAAAAAATTTAGATTACATTAAAGCCAGTGAAGCTATGGGTGCAAGCAAAATTAGAATAATATTGCGCCATATCTTTCCAGAAGTATTCTCATCAATATCGTCCATAATCCCATTACAAATGGCAAGAAGTCTTACTACTTTTGAAGTAGTAAGCTTTTTACAAAAACAAGATAAAACTCTATACCCCAGCCTTGGAGAACTACTTAATTATATGAAAATGGGCAATAAATATCTGTGGATATGGATTAATCCCCTACTCATATTAATAGGTATAAACATAATACTGGCAATAATAAATTTACAGCTGAGAAAAAAAATGAAACATTTAATATCATCTTAA